CGGCGGTTCCGCAGCCGCCTCCGCGGGCGGTTCCGGCACCGGTCGGCGCGGCGGCGGGCCGGCGACCGCGGCCCGGCCGTCCGACGGGCCGCGCCCGGTCACCTCGGCGACCAGCGCCTCGACCAGCGCCGCCTGTTCGGCGTCCCGGGCCGCGAACCGCTGCTCCGACGCGCCCGCCCGGCGGCGGTACCAGTCCCGCTCCCGAAGGGCCGTCAGCTCCGCGGCGGACCGGGTGTCGTCGCCCTTGCTGTGCGGCCCCAGCCGCGGCACGTCCAGCTCCACCACCAGCGGGCCGCCGCCCGCCCGGACCCGCGCCAGCAGCGGCGCCAGCTCCGACCTCAGCTCCGGCACGTCGGTGCTCGCCGAGAAGTGGTGGGCCACGCCGAACGCCGCCGCCCGGTCCCGCACCGTGCCCGCGAGCTGACGGTCCGTCGGGGTGGACTGCGCGATGCCGTTGTGCTCCACCACCACGACCAGCGGCAGCCGCCACAGCGCGGCCAGGTTCAGCGCCTCGTACACCGCGCCCTCGCCCCAGGTGCCGTCGCCGATGAAGGCCAGCGCCAGCGCCCCCGCACCGTCCCGGGCCCGCCGGAGCGCCGCGCCGACCGCCACCGGCAGGCTCTCGCCCTGCACCCCCGTCGACAGGAAGTTCCCCGCGAAGACGTGCTGGCTACCGCCGGTGCCGCCGCAGACCGCGCCCTGACGGCCCATCACCTCGGCCAGCAGTCCCGCCGCGTCGCCCGTCAGCGCGAGGTAGTGGCCGTGCCCGCGGTGGTTGCTGAACACCATGTCCTCGGCCCGCAGCAGCGGCGCCAGCGCCACCGGCACGTACTCCTGCCCCAGGCAGGTGTGCGTGGTGCCGCTGACCAGGCCCTCGCCGAACAGGCGCAGCAGCGCCAGCTCGACGTGCCGGATCAGCAGCAGCGCCGCCAGGTCCTCGTCGGTCGGGCCGTCCGGCACCCGGTCGACGGCGGGCGCGGGACGGGACGGGGAGTTCAGCACGGCGGACGCTCCTCGGCGGCGTGGGTGGCGGGGACGGCGGCGCGGCCGCGAGCCGCGGCCCGGCGGGCGGCGAGCAGCCGCAGCGCGGCGGCCCGGTCCGGGGACAGCGGGTTCCGGGCGGTCCCGGTCTCGGTCCCGGCCCCGGCCCCGGTCTCGGTCCCGGTCATGGGGTGGGGCCGCGGCTCAGGACCGGGATCGAGGGCGGGAGCGGGGGCGGGCAGCGGCTCGGCCAGGTAGCGCTCGAACTCGTCCGGGTCGAGGCCGGCGACGAACGCCAGCGCGGCGGCCCGGGAGTCCGCGGCCTGCCGCTCGTAGTGCGCGCGGTCGGTCAGCAGCGCGGTCAGCGCCTCCTGCCACGGGCCGAGCTCCTGGGCGGCCACCACCGGGGCGGGACGGGCCGCCCCCGGCTCCCGCCGGTACGCGGTGACCGGCCGCACCGGAAGCGAACCGGGCACCCCGAGCTTCGCCTCGACCAGGCCGCCGACCGCCGACGCCAGCACCGGCACGCCCCGCAGCATCGCCTCCACGCAGGTGTACCCGAAGGTCTCGTCCCACAGCGAGGGCATCAGCAGCACTCCCGTGCGGGCCAGCACCTCGTCGATGTCGTCCACCGGCGGCACCACCTCGACGTTCGCCCGGCGCGCCAGCTCGGCCCGCTCGGCGCGGTCCGCACCCCAGGTCACCACCGCCAGGAACGACCCCTCCGGCAGCGCGTCCGCCAATCCGAGGAAGATCGAAATCCCCTTGTACGCACACGGGTTGACCATCGTCACCGCACCCCGCCCGAACCGTCCCGCCACCGCGAACGGCCCGTCCCCGTACACCTGCGGCCGCACCACCCGCGCCCGCAACCCCGCGTGCTCCGCCACGTACGCGCGCGCGGCCTCGCTCACCGCGACCAGCCCCGCCGCCCGCCGCACCATCCGGGTACCGGCCGCACTCGGATGGAACGCACCCGGCCCGAACGGCAGTTGCTGGATCGTGTGCACCAGGTACACCACCCGGTCCGGGGTAGCCGCCAGCGCCGCACTCAGCACCACGTGCCCCGGATCGTCGCCCGGGACCAGCGTCCGGTCCGGGCGCAGTTCGGCCGCCACGCTGCGGATCCGTCCCGGCAGCCGTGACGCCCCGCGGACCGCGTGCACCGTCACACCCCGGTACGTGTAGACCACCGCCTCCGGGCCGTCCTCGACCACTGTCGCCCCGCGCCCGGTCAACGCCGCCACCGCCTGCTCCGCGCCACCGTCCACCGTGGCCAGCGCCCCGCTCAGCGGGCCGACCACCGTGCAGTCGTGGCCGCGCGCGGCCAGCCGCTCCATCAGCAGCCGGTTGGAGCGGTTGGCTCCGCCGTGCGACGGCAGATGGATCAGATTCTGGGCCAGCAGGATCCTCACCGGGCCTCCTCGGGTGCGCGGTCGGGGCGGGCGGGGGTCGCTCCGCGACCGGTGCGGCCCGGCCCGGGCGGGGTGCTCTCGGGCGGGGTGGGGGCCAGGCGGTGTCGGAGGCGTTCGCGGAGGTCGGCGCGGGCGGTGGGGGGCAGGTTGCGCAGGCGGTCATGGATCGGGGCGGGGGTGGCGATCGAGGTGGTGGGGCGGGTCAGCAGGGCGGCGAGGCGGGTGGCCGCGAGGTCGAGGCCGGAGACCGGATCGCCGGCGACGGCGGCGGCCCGGGCGCGGTACCCGTGGTCGTTCGCGGCCGCGGTGATCGCCGCCGCGAGCTCCGGGCCGTACCAGCGGTCCGCCGGTACGGTGCGGGCCAGGCCGAGAGCGGTCAGACGGGCCGCGTTGTCGGGGCGGTCCACGCCGTCCGCCATCAGCACCTGTGGCGTGCCGGCGGCCAACACCCGCGCCAGCGTGCCGATTCCGCCGTGGTGCACCACCGCGGCGGCCCGCGGCACGGCCCGCGCGAAGTCCAGCCCCGGCGACCAGCGGACGTTGGCGGGCAACACGGCGGGCAGCAGGTCCCGGTGCCGGACGACCAGCACGGTGGGCAGCCCGGCCCGCTCGACGGCCGCCAGCAACGCGGGGTAGTAGTCAGCGGCCAACATCCGCCCCGTCCCCCCGGTCGCCAGCACCGGCCGCACATCCGCCCCGAACGCCCCGCCGAACACGCCCTCGGCAGCGGCGGAACGACGGTCGCCTGACGCGAGGTCACCGACGGCGGCGGGAGCGGGGGCTGCGGGTGATGCCTCGGCGCGCTGCGGTGCGTCGGTGGGCTGCGTGCCCATGTCGCCGTCGCCGGTCCCGCCGGGAGCGGCAGGGGGCGGCGTGGCGCCCAGGGCGGGGGCGCTGCTGTCGGCGAGGGGGAAGCCGGTGAGGGTGGTGCGGGGTGGGGCAGGAGTGGCGGCGGCGTCGAACCAGGCGGGCCAGAGGGCGAGTTCGGCGTCGGCGGTGGTGAACCAGGTGCGCCAGTTCGGGATCGGGGGGAGGCCCAGGTCGGTGCGGACGGCGTGCAGGCCGGTGGCGAGCTCGGTGCCGTAGAGGTAGGCGGCGACGGGGACGGCCAGCAGTTGGGTGGGGGAGAGGGCGACCCAGGCGGCGGGGGCGTCGAGGAGTTCGGCGGCGAACCGGACGGAGACGGCCGAGGTGTGCCGGCCGACCAGGACGGTCTCGCCGGGGGAGTGCAGGCGGATCAGGGTCCGGCACTCGGCGGCGATCTGCTCGAACAGGCCGTTGTCGCGGTAGAAGCGGGCCCAGCCGGCCCGGTGCGGGGCGGCGTGCAGCAGGTGCGGGGTGTCGGCCAGGACGCGCTCGAACTCGGCTTCGTCGTCGATGGGTTCGAAGCCCAGCCCGGCCGCCGTCGCGGCGGCGCGGTACGGGGCGTGGGTGAGCAGCACGGCCCGGTGGCCGGCCCGGACGAGGGCGGCGCCGAGGCCGACGAACGGGAGCACGTCGCCGTCGCTGCCGTGGGTGACCAGCAGGAACAGGGCCATCGCCGGGCTACGACCCCTCGGCCAGCAGCGCGCGGATCTCTTCGTCGCTGAGCTGGTCCAGTTCGGCTGTGAGCGCGTCGAGTTCGGCTTCGTCGGCGTGTTCCAGCAGGAGCCGTTCGACGGTCGCGGCGGCGCCGGTGACGGTGAAGCCGTCGGTGAACAGCCGGTCCAGCGGCAGTTCCACGCCGAAGGCGTCGTGGATGCCGGCCAGGAAGTGCACCAGGGCGAGCGAGGTGCCGCCGGCGTCGAAGAAGTCGGTGTCGGGGGTGGGCGGCGGGGCGCCCACCGAGTCGGTCCAGATCCGGGCCACGCTCTCGGCGATCTCGCTCACCGGCCGGCCCCCGTCCGCACGTCGGCGGGGGCGGTGGCACCGCTGCGGGCGGACGAGGCGTGCATGGCTGATCTCCCGTTGGCATGGTGGGGCCCGGCCGCCGCGTCCCGCCGGGTGGGCGTGCGGGGACGCCCGGTGGCGGGGGCCGGTCCGAGGAAGGTGGGCGCCGACGAGAGTATGGGAGCGCTCCCATTTCTTGCGGAACGCGTGCTCTCTTCTCGGGCGCCGCCATTCCAGCAGCGGGCCGATGCGGTGTCAATGGATCGGGCGAGTACGGTCGGGCCCGCCACCAGCACGTTTGGACATGGTCATGCCGCAAGACGGGGGAGGGGCGTCGCAGTCCGGACGCGGGTTCCCGATCTTCGGGACGACGGCCGGGTCGAGCGGGTCAGGGCAGCAGTTCGAGGGCCTCCTGTTCGGTGAAGGCGTCCAGGGCGACGTCCACCACGGGGGGCGCAGCCGGGCCCGGTCGCGTTCGGCGAGCTCGTCGCGTCCGGCCAGCACGATGACCACCTCCAGCGGGAGGTCGCTGTACGCGCCGTCGATCAACTCACGCGGCCAGCCGTCCAGGAACAGGGCCACCCAGGGGGCCGGGCCGGGTTCGCAGAGGCGCCCGAGTTCGGTGACGACCGCCCGGCCGAGGAGGGCGAGTTCGGTGTCGCCGGCGGGCCGGCGGCGGCGCATCGCGCTGAACGGCCGGTCGGTGCTCCGGGCGAGGGTCTCGGGGGTGGTGAACGCGTCCGCGCCGGGGGGCGAGGGTGTTGGCGGCGCCGAGCGCGGCCTGGGCGACCATCCGGGCGGGCAGCGAAGGCAGGTCGGCGTCGTCCTGGGGCGCGGTCCGGGCCCGCCGGTACTGCTCCAGGGCCTTGTCGAAC
The DNA window shown above is from Streptomyces sp. TLI_171 and carries:
- a CDS encoding glycosyltransferase family 4 protein, with amino-acid sequence MRILLAQNLIHLPSHGGANRSNRLLMERLAARGHDCTVVGPLSGALATVDGGAEQAVAALTGRGATVVEDGPEAVVYTYRGVTVHAVRGASRLPGRIRSVAAELRPDRTLVPGDDPGHVVLSAALAATPDRVVYLVHTIQQLPFGPGAFHPSAAGTRMVRRAAGLVAVSEAARAYVAEHAGLRARVVRPQVYGDGPFAVAGRFGRGAVTMVNPCAYKGISIFLGLADALPEGSFLAVVTWGADRAERAELARRANVEVVPPVDDIDEVLARTGVLLMPSLWDETFGYTCVEAMLRGVPVLASAVGGLVEAKLGVPGSLPVRPVTAYRREPGAARPAPVVAAQELGPWQEALTALLTDRAHYERQAADSRAAALAFVAGLDPDEFERYLAEPLPAPAPALDPGPEPRPHPMTGTETGAGAGTETGTARNPLSPDRAAALRLLAARRAAARGRAAVPATHAAEERPPC
- a CDS encoding acyl carrier protein translates to MSEIAESVARIWTDSVGAPPPTPDTDFFDAGGTSLALVHFLAGIHDAFGVELPLDRLFTDGFTVTGAAATVERLLLEHADEAELDALTAELDQLSDEEIRALLAEGS
- a CDS encoding nucleotide disphospho-sugar-binding domain-containing protein, whose product is MALFLLVTHGSDGDVLPFVGLGAALVRAGHRAVLLTHAPYRAAATAAGLGFEPIDDEAEFERVLADTPHLLHAAPHRAGWARFYRDNGLFEQIAAECRTLIRLHSPGETVLVGRHTSAVSVRFAAELLDAPAAWVALSPTQLLAVPVAAYLYGTELATGLHAVRTDLGLPPIPNWRTWFTTADAELALWPAWFDAAATPAPPRTTLTGFPLADSSAPALGATPPPAAPGGTGDGDMGTQPTDAPQRAEASPAAPAPAAVGDLASGDRRSAAAEGVFGGAFGADVRPVLATGGTGRMLAADYYPALLAAVERAGLPTVLVVRHRDLLPAVLPANVRWSPGLDFARAVPRAAAVVHHGGIGTLARVLAAGTPQVLMADGVDRPDNAARLTALGLARTVPADRWYGPELAAAITAAANDHGYRARAAAVAGDPVSGLDLAATRLAALLTRPTTSIATPAPIHDRLRNLPPTARADLRERLRHRLAPTPPESTPPGPGRTGRGATPARPDRAPEEAR